The DNA sequence aaccatctttATGGTGACATTTGTTAAAATGTACACTTTTAGTTCATTTATTAGGCAAAACATGACATGCACCCTGTATTCAGAGTTCTAAGGCACTATGGGACAAAGAGTCTCATATGGCATGCagaattggcctagcgttgtcccggttacgggagggtttggtcggggtaggccgtcactgtcaaataagaatttgttcttcactgacttgccgagttaaatatttgttttattcaaGAGCATGCTGTGTCTCAACAGATGGTGGGCACAACAAACACCTCTGATGTAAAATAATCTAAGCTTCAACATATATGAACAAAAAAACGGATTACATGTTTGTGATAGTTGATTATAAAGGTGAAACTTATTTTAAATTTTAAATAAATTATCAAATAGTTTGGCAACCATGTTTTGTAATCTTTCAAATTATATCAAGCTTAACTATTTACATTtttcagtgatgaagacatggttGTCTCATGGCAGTGTGGAGTTTGCAAAATGGGTTAACTTTGATTACCCCTAGCTCCTGAATGTTTTgtcattcaggtccaaaaagtaaTGTTCTGACTAGacgtcgaccgattaatcggaatggccgatttaattagggctgatttcacgttttcataacaatcggaaatctgtatttttggacaccgatttggccgttcttttttatttttgtatttttttacacctttatttaatctttatttaactaggcaagtcagttaagaacacattcttattttcaatgacggcctaggaattgttaactgccttgttcaggggcagaacaacagatgttttaccttcaatcttgcaaccttacagttaactagtccaacgctctaacaacctgcctctcattgcactccacgaggagcctgcctgttacgcgaatgcagtaagaagccaaggtaagttgctagctagcattaaacttctcttataaaaacaatcaatcaatcataatcactagttaactacatatggttgatgatattactagtttatctagcgtgtcctgcgttgcatataatcgatgcggtgcgtattcgcgaaaaaggactgtctttgctccaacgtgtacctaaccataaacatcaatgcctttcttaaaatcaatacacagaagtatatatttttaaacctgcatatttagctaaaagaaatccaggttagcaggcaatattaaccaggttaaattgtttcacttctcttgcgttcattgcacgcagaatCAGGGAATatacaacagtttgggccgcctaattttcCAGATcattacgtaattatgacataacattgaaggttgtgcaatgtaacaggaatagtTAGcaggatgccacccgttagataaaatacggaacagttccgtatttcgcTGAAAGAATAAACggcttgttttcgagatgatagtttccggattcgaccatattaatgaccaaattgtctgtgtatgtctgtgtgttattatgttataattaagtctatgatttgatagagcagtctgactgagcaatggtaggcaccagcaggctcgtaagcattcattcaaacagcacttttgtgcgttttgccagcagctcttccttGTGATTTCAAGCATTACGCTGTTTATggcttcaagcctatcaactcccgagattaggctggtgtaaccgatgtgaaatggctagcgagttagcggggtgcacgctaatagcatttcaaactcactcgctctgagacttggagtatttattccccttgctctgcatgtgTAACCGGTGCTGTACTGCACCAGTGTGTGTGGTTGATTGAGACTATAGACATGGACTTTGGAGATCAGATAGTTTTAATCAAGCAGAATTCACTCTCTGCATCCTGCATCTGcatccaaaataaaataaaacatatgtAGAGCACATATGTTCCTCGAATCGTCGCCTCTTTCTTTCATAGTGCATCAATATGATTTTTGAATACAAAAATTAGTACAGCCTCTCCTTATTATACATAACATATGTTGCATAGATAAAACCACATACCTGCATCCAAAAGAAATTAAAACATTTGTAGAGCACATATGTTCCGCGAATCGTCGCCTCTTTCTACAACAGATGCACAATACAAGGGACTGGGATCATTTGAGGCGCTAGCCATCgttcacacatacacacgctaACATCTTAGCTAGCTATTAACACATGTTGAATTCAGAATGTTGATATCATCCTAAAAAGTACAATTACAAGTGCATCTTAAAACTTCTTACGGATAGGCGGGACAGTTGCGTCCCACTTGGGcaaaaaacagggaaaatgcagcgggGCAAATTCaaaaaaattatataaaaatcaaactttcattaaatcacacatgtaagatactcaattaaagctacactcgtgaatccagccaacatgtcagattttaacaattatgaacggttagtcctcggggttttgcctgctacataagttctgttatactcacagacatgattcaaacagttatagaaacttcagagtgttttctatcaaaatctactaataatatgcatgtcttatattcttggcatgagtagcagcaGGAAGTAGAAATTGGGCACACTtcttatccaaaagtgaaaatgctgccccctatcccaaagaggttAAAAGAATCAAACTTTTCTGAAGACGACAGAAAAAGCTTGCCTACCTCTCATAGTGCATCAAAATGATTTGAGCACGAGCACGCAGGGCATTAACGTAAGTACACACTCCCCTCTCCCAGGATGCAAGCATGCATAATAACAAAGAGGGAccgaagctatactgttacactggcaatactaaagtgcctataagaacatccaatagtcaaaggtatatgaaatacaaatggtatagagagaaaaagtcctataatttctataataactacaacttaaaacttcttacctgggaatattgaagactcatgttaaaaggaaccaccagctttcatatgttctcatgttctgagcaaggaacttaaacattagctttcttacatggcacatattgcacttttactttcttctccaactctttgtttttgcattagttaacctcttgctcctacctgacacgcaggcgtcccatctagacatctggaaatgcaaatgctctacgctaaatgctaatagcactcgttaaaactcaaacgttcatttaAATTCACATGCAggatactgaattaaagctacactcgttgtgaatccaggcaacaagtcagatttttaaaatgcttttcagcgaaagcatgagaagctatttctgatagcatgtaacaccccaaaagacccgcaggggacgtaaacaaaataattagcatagtcggcgctacataaaacgcacaaataaaatataaaacattcattacctttgaccatcttctttgttggcactcctagatgtcccataaacatcactattgggtctttttttcgattaaatcggcccatatatagcctagatatcgatctatgaagactgtgtgatcaacgaaaaaaatagcgttttataacgtcacgtaattttttttaattaaaaaagtcaacgataaactttcacaaaacacttcgaaatacttttgtaatgcaactttaggtattagtaaacgttaataagcgatcaaattgatcacgaggcgatgtatattctatagctgtacatctggaaataatgtccgggtaaatctcaaccaaaatatccggtcggagaccagaagaactgcgctgccttgtgtctgtttgaccaagaaacaaatcgtaggcaaatgacaagactgttgacatcgtgtggaagctgtaggtattgcaacctcggccccatttaattcacgtttaacaattggttcacgtttaacaattggttgaagtggcgcatggatatattttcccattttcagtgatcagattttcctgcacttttcgatgaaacgcacgttctgttatagtcacagccgtgatttaaccagttttataaacgcctgagtgttttctatccacacatactaatcatatgcatatactatattcctggcatgagtagcatggcgctgaaatgttgcacgatttttaacagaatgttcgaaaaagtagggggtaggtgTAACAGGTTAAACAAAAtgtaacatgtttcattatttatttgaggctataTTGATTGTATGgatgtattatattaaaataagtgttcactcaatattgttgtaattgtcattataacAAATAGATTTGAAAAAAAATGGACCGATTAATCGGTagcggcttttttggtcctccaataatcggtatcggtatcggcgttgaaaaatcataatcggtcgacctctagttctgACCACTTCTACCATGGGCAAACACGTATAAAaggttttgttcaaatcaaaagggctGTAGTTAAAAAGTAATTGAAATCATATGGAATGGTGCTACAGGGAACTTGTCTGTTCAGTTGTGGGGGAACTATTCTTTTGACATTGAAGTTAACAGGGTGAAAACGAGTATGTACTTCTGAGTgagttttttatttaattttttatatacatgtatatacatcTTTTTTACTGTATGTTATTTTCCTCCCTGTGCTATACACGCAGTAAACAATCTatatgggtggcaggtagcctagcggttagtgttcggccagtaaccgaaaggatgtttgttcgaatccctgagctgacaaggtgagaATAGTCTGCCGCCGTGctattgagcaaggcactttaccctaattgctccagggtcgctgttggtaatgtctgaccctgactgTAACCCCCACTCACCAAGGCTGTCTCAGGGGGAATTGGCGTAAGACaaatgtgtgaaataggacaaatatataTGTGAAATAGGATAAATATAAGCACCcacaaaattattattattagaacaCCTTCTAGGATGGAAACTTTCACAACGAAATCTAAATTTTTTATGTAAATGAAATGTTATCAAAGGGTCCAGACCCCCTTTTTTTGTGATTTCACGTTTTAGAGAAACGTATCCCAAAGACCAAATCACTTCCTCATCCTTGTTGTGTAGTATTGGGTCCCCCCAAAACATGAACAAAGGCTCAAAAAACACTCAAATACATCCTTTTAGAAACGGCaaagctctcagtatagtgacacATTTGTTTAGATGTTGTTAACTTGAAATTGTGTCATTATGAACTGCGACCTTATATTACATTTTTGTTGCGACTCTAGCATTTtgcaggtaactgacaaaataatggaaacacttgaggaAATTAGGGATACAAAGTGTATTGAAAGCATggggtgcttccacacaggaagttccagacacttgtagaaactatgccaaggcgcattgaagctgttctggtggctcCTGGTGGCCCAACACCCAACACCCTAGTAAGACAccatttgtgttttctttattttggcagttaccagCAGGCTACATGGAAAATGGAACCGCTTGAGTTGCGCAAATGGGAATATAACATTGTGGATAAAGTTCAGAATGACAACTTCATGTGTACGAAatctaaagacctgcatcactatactgagagctttGCCATTTCTAAAAGGACatatttgggtgtttttggagaTTTTCTTCATGTTTTTTCAGGGCCCCCATACTACACAATGAGGAAGTGATTTGCTGTTAATTTCTCTAAAACATGTGAAATCACAAATGTGTCCTGGACCCTTATATAACATTCAATTTACATAAAAAAgtattgaaaatgtatttttcaaaATAATCATTTTATAAAACattattttctctctccctcagactgtGCTCTGGCAGAGCAGGAGAAGTTGTTTGTGCAGAAGCTGCGCCAGTGTTGCGTGCTCTTTGACTTCCTGTCGGACCCACTAAGTGACCTGAAATGGAAGGAGGTGAAGCGTGCGGCGCTGAGCGAGATGGTCGAGTACATCACCCACAACAGGAACGTCATCACAGAGCCCGTCTACCCAGAGGTGGTGCACATGGTGAGTGTCAGCAGACTGACTGGAAGAGAGTAGATGAGCCAGCCTTAAGGCTGGGGTGAATATGGCTGTTTTTGAATTGGACTGGGTAGAGCTGGTGTTATGATCATCTGTGCTACCGCCCAGAATGTGCTACTTTCTGACAATTTAAGCTATCCCTCAGAATGTGCTATTTTTATGTCCCGGGTCCCACTGTTCAGAATGAAAGACTAAGGGTAGCACGCTTTAAAACATGTTTCCAACAGAAAGAATACAATAccatgagaatctccattgaGGCTAGCACATTCTGAGCTGTCAGGTCAGAATTATTAACCAGATTATTAGCCTTTTACAGGGATTTGCTTTACATTTGAGCTCCACAAATTAAGAAAGAGATAGATAGTGACAACACCAGATGTAACAGATAGGAATGGGGTTCATTTCAATTCAAAAAAGTAAACCAAACTGAATTTCCAATTTCCCTCATTGAGGAGCCATTGACATCACACAGCCATACAAAAACTACAAATCTGAAGCATGAAGCAATTCTCTACATGCGTGACCAATCAAGTTAACCTGACGTGGTTTTTAATGTGATAGCTCATTGTGGCCTAGCATAAGGCTGTCATGGATAAGTGTGTAAACGCAGTGAGCCTTTTCAAGTGTCAAAGCATTTCCTTCAGTCCATGATTTTAAAATATTTAAATTGTAATGCTTTTACCCCGGCTCCCTACTGTATTCTCGCTTGTCTTTCAGCAGACATCACCCAGATTCACTTTAAAGTGTTTTTCTTTTATACATCAAAGCTTCCACAGTAAGCTGTGAAGCTAATGAGTTATTATAATCATTTGACATTGAATTAAAAACCTCTGTGAATGAATAAATGTATATTTTCTCTTTTTAAAAGCTATATCTGGACTTGAacttgtttacctagctagcagCTCTGCAACCAACAAAAATAGCAGTGTTCTATATCCTCAGGCCACTTGCACTGTCCCATGATCTGTCTTGACTGGGAATAGCAGTTATAGCTAGCACCCCACAGGGCAAGTCAGTTGATGTTGGAGACAAATGATAACACACTTGGTTCCAATAAAATATGTACAACTGGTTGAGTTGGCCTGGTATATACTACTGCCCCGTTTGAAAACTTCAGACATGCGCCCTTCCTTCCTTATCTCCTTGAGGTAAACACAGATCTATAAGTGACTAGATAGAGTGGGAACTTTCTCTCATCCATTACTTTCACCAATTTTATATCTGTGTTTAAGTAAGGTATGAAGGAAGGATCAAGGATGCATTTTAAAGTATTTAAACAGGGCCTATATTTTTTGGACAAAAAAAATCCCAAGGCGATCCTGTTACATTCGATGTAAAATGAAACAACAGCCAGGGACGCGTTTCGGCTCCATACTGGCCTTCATCAGGGTGATCTACTGAATCTGAGTATACTTTGTTGTGCTTTTCCCACCCTCAGTTTACGGTGAACATGTTCCGAACGTTGCCTCCTTCATCCAACCCCACAGGAGCAGAGTTTGACCCGGAGGAGGACGAGCCTACACTTGAGGCTGCTTGGCCACATCTCCAGGTACCCAGGGTATCTAATAACCCAGCTTACATGGCCCGGGTCGTGTTCATTcggcaccaaacggaagaaaacagaCGGAAACTACCTGGTTTTGTCCTAAACACACATTTTTGTTCGTAAAGAGTTTTCTGTTGCATGTCCTAATGAACACACGTCCCTGCTGTTTGAGTAAGATTTAAATGCTGCAAATCGTACATTCTCTGAAGTACAGTGCTGTAAAATGAAAGCATCTAatcagtttagtttagtttagtttaaaGTCAATTGGACCTTCCCTAACTCTTGGCTCAGACCAAACGAGCACATCTGTTTATTATGgaacattatttattttatttatttatttcaccaggtaggcaagttgagaacaagttcttatttacaattgcgacctggcaaagataaagcaaagcagttcgacacatacaaagacacagagttacacaaaacaaacatacagtcaataatacagtataaacaagtctatatacgatgtgagcaaatgaggtgagataagggaggtaaaggcaaaaaaaggccatggtggcaaagtaaatacaatatagcaagtaaaacactggaatggtagatttgcagtggaagaatgtgcaaagtagaaataaaaaataatggggtgcaaaggagcaaaataaataaatacagtagggaaagaggtagttgtttgggctaaattataggtgggctatgtacaggtgcagtaatctgtgagctgctctgacagttggtgcttaaagctagtgagggagataagtgtttccagtttcagagatttttgtagttcattccagtcattggcagcagagaactggaaggagaggcggccaaataaataattggttttgggggtgaccagagagatatacctgctggagcgcgtgctacaggtgggtgatgctatggtgaccagcgagctgagatacggggggactttacctagcagggtcttgtaaatgacatggagccagtgggtctggcaacccagtatgaagcgagggccagccaacgagagtgtacaggtcgcaatggtgggtagtatatggggctttggtgacaaaacggattgcactgtgatagactgtatccaatttgttgagtagggtattggaggctattttgtaaattacattggcgaagtcaaggattggtaggatggtcagttttacaagggtatgtttggcagcatgagtgaaggatgctttgttgcgaaataggaagccaattctagatttaactttggattggagatgtttgatgtgggtctggaaggagagtttacagtctaaccagacacctaggtatttgtagttgtccacgtattctaagtcagagccgtccagagtagtgatgttggacaggcgggcaggtgcaggcagtgatcggttgaagaccATGcctttagttttacttgtatttaattaagagcaattggatgccatggaaggagagttgtatggcattgaagcttgcctggagggttgttaacaccgtgtccaaagaagggccagaagtatacagaatggtgttgtctgcgtagaggtggatcagagactcaccagcagcaagagcgacatcattgatgtatacagagaagagagtcggtccaagaattgaaccctgtggcacccccatagagactgccagaggtccggacagcagaccctccgatttgacacactgaactctatcagagaagtagttggtgaaccaggcgaggcaatcatttgagaaaccaaggctgtcgagtctgccgatgaggatgtggtgattgacagagtcgaaagccttggccagatcaatgaatacggctgcacagtaatgtttcttatcaatcaatggtggttaagatatcgtttaggaccttgagcgtgtctggtgcacccatgaccagctctgaaaccagattgcatagcagagaaggtatggtgagattcgaaatggtcggtaatctgtttgttgacttggctttcgaagaccttagaaaggcagggtaggatagatataggtctgtagcagtttgggtcaagagtgttccccctcctccctttgaagagggggatgaccgcagctgctttccaatctttgggaatctcagatgacacaaaagaggggtggcaacaatttctgcagatcattttagaaagaaagggtccagattgtctagcccggctgatttgtaggggtccagattttgcagctctttcagaacatcagctgactggatttgggagaaggagaaatggggaaggcttgggcgagttgctgtggggggtgcagtgctgttgaccggggtaggattagccaggtggaaagcatggccagccgtagaaaaatgcttattgaaattctcaattatggtggatttatcagtggtgaaagTACTTCCTATCtgcagtgcagtgggcagctgggaggaggtgttcttattctccatggactttacagtgtcccagaactttttttgagttagtgttgcaagaagcaaatttctgcttgaaaaagctagccttggcttttctaactgcatgtgtataatggtttctagcttccctgaacagctgcatatcatggGGGGCTGTTCAATgttaatgcagaacgccataggatgtttttgtgttggttaagggcagtcaggtctggggagaaccaagggctatatctgttcctggttctacatttcttgaatggggcatgcttatttaagatggtttaggaaggcatttaaaataaataaccaggcatcctctactgacaggatgagatcaatatccttccaggataccccggcaaggtcgattagaaaggcctgctcgctgaagtgtttcagggagcgtttgacagtgatgagtggaggtcgtttgaccgctgtggcagtgatcgctgagatcttggttgaagacagcagaggtgtatttagagggcaagttggttaggatgatatctatgagggtgcccgtgtttaaggctttggggaggtacctggtaggttcattgatcatttgtgtgagactGAGGGCATCAAggttagattgtaggatggctggggtgttaagcatgttccagtttaggtcgcctagcagcatgaGCTTTGAAGATAGattgggggcaatcagttcacatatggtgtccagatcacagctgggggcagagggtggtctatagcaggcggcaacggtgagagacttgtttttagagaggtggattttttaaagtagaagttcaaattgtttgggtacagacctggatagtaggacagaactctgcaggctatctttgcagtagattgcaacaccgccccctttggcagttctatcttgtctgaaaatttTGTAGTTTGGGATGAACATTTCAGAATTTCttgtggtcttcctaagccaggattcagacacagctagtaCATCCGGgatggcagagtgtgctaaagcagtgaatagaacaaacttagggaggaggcttctaatgttaacatgcatgaaaccaaggctattacggttacagaagtcatcaaaagagagcgccttgggaataggagtggagctaggcactgcagggcctggattcacctctacatcgccagaggaacagaggcggagtaggataagggtacggctaaaagcaataagaattggttgtctagaacgtctggaacagagagtaggaggtttctgggggcgataaaatagcatcaaggtataatgtacagacaaaggtatggtaggatgtgaatacagtggaggtaaacctaggtattgagtgatgaagagagagatattgtctctagaaacataattgaaaccaggagatgtcatcgcatgtgtgggtggtggaactaatcgGTTGGATAAGGTCTAGTGAGCAGAACTAGAGGCtcttacagtgaaataagccaatagaCACTAaacagaacagcaatggacaaggaaTATTaaagaggcatgcttagtcgagtgatcaaaagggtccaatgagtagtgaggttggttggggtcacggtgatttagacagctagccgggccatcggtagcaagctagcataggatggaggtctgttattagccacctcgtgcgtttccattggtaggattagtggggttccgtgtggtagaggggatgaaTCCAAttctcaattttttttttattatgatAGGATTTGCATTGGGGAATTACTGTGATTTTACAAAACATTTTTGTAAGGAAAGATTATGACTAGCATTTTGGACATGATCTttctttatatttatatttatattcagCAAATTAGGTATTTGTAAAAGGTTTTCTTTCTTTACAGCTCGTCTACGAATTTTTCCTTCGGTTTTTAGAATCTCCTGACTTTCAACCGAACATAGCAAAGAAGTACATCGACCAAAAATTTGTGATGCAGGTAAGAGCTTATAGAAACATGGATACTCGCACATTGTTGAACGCTCACACAGTTTTATTGTGATGGCAAGGGCATTTCTTTCTTTAAGTGTAAAGTCTTGTCTTTGGTTTTGTGGAGTCTGATGGGAGTGATGTCATGTGTCCACAGCTTTTAGACCTGTTTGACAGTGAGGACCCACGGGAGAGGGACTTCCTCAAAACCACTCTCCACAGGATCTATGGGAAATTCCTGGGACTACGGGCCTACATCAGAAAACACATCAATAATATATTTTATAGGTGAGTTTAATTTCAGACGATTTGTTTAATCTTAGATATTTTAACACATCAAATTGATTGCTGAAGATTCAATGGTGAATTTGGTTGTTTAGTTTTATAACTACAAAGAAATGTATGTTTTTAGCTGCGTAACTAAATAAAATGGCTCTCTGTTTTTAACAGGTTTATCTATGAGACTGAGCACCATAATGGAATAGCAGAATTACTGGAGATACTCGGAAGGTACACTTTAAGCTCTTATCCAGTGTGTCTTGCAGTGGAGTTAGAATAGTTATTTTTGACTGTTATCCAGTCTCATGATGTCTTCTCGACTGCAGATAGGATCTCTAACCATTCATGGTCAGCTGTT is a window from the Oncorhynchus keta strain PuntledgeMale-10-30-2019 chromosome 35, Oket_V2, whole genome shotgun sequence genome containing:
- the LOC118368600 gene encoding serine/threonine-protein phosphatase 2A 56 kDa regulatory subunit gamma isoform-like isoform X5; translation: MLTCTKAGIRMVVDAPNSSGPFQPVALMHFRDCALAEQEKLFVQKLRQCCVLFDFLSDPLSDLKWKEVKRAALSEMVEYITHNRNVITEPVYPEVVHMFTVNMFRTLPPSSNPTGAEFDPEEDEPTLEAAWPHLQLVYEFFLRFLESPDFQPNIAKKYIDQKFVMQLLDLFDSEDPRERDFLKTTLHRIYGKFLGLRAYIRKHINNIFYRFIYETEHHNGIAELLEILGSIINGFALPLKEEHKIFLLKVLLPLHKVKSLSVYHPQLAYCVVQFLEKDSTLTEPVVMALLKYWPKTHSPKEVMFLNELEEILDVIEPSEFVKVMEPLFRQLAKCVSSPHFQVAERALYYWNNEYIMSLISDNAAKILPIMFPALYRNSKTHWNK